A stretch of the Panicum virgatum strain AP13 chromosome 9N, P.virgatum_v5, whole genome shotgun sequence genome encodes the following:
- the LOC120689535 gene encoding uncharacterized protein LOC120689535 isoform X1, which produces MHDPPLPLSPMLVLDQESIGSAVAMHALILQDQWAWGAIIVWCLSKKSKKDARSGRNLLSFWTPPAVPREYIPRLDCFSLLDDISSPIAAHILDFCDDGSGGDLFAAVNAASDMFTASSEDASSSSVTTPPAPCSHGDNVSSGATAAFSPMPSLDSTLSALLEEDDPPVPDTELLPIDYQFAAAVAGDEPPQPEQQFGQVPVALPMASAAEQPAALQTQMSSTASELMHLTSSGYSDECFAAAMAGGGYVGLEEALCQQQQPPPQPGALLPAGVMETAAQGCFFGKDAAAQGGFFGTGCTGMGTSMMGMEEIGEYQRMMETASAALAATRSPDADSAAAAQMAFAGNAGEMQMGGGMSPGRLPAAAAATEASSLEDASFKTAKISVEERREKIHRYIKKRNERNFSKKIKYACRKTLADSRPRVRGRFAKNDDYGEPSRALQNHDEYDQIAGMKEEDMLDTDALQAHLSGMNSYMYNHTVESWM; this is translated from the exons ATGCATGACCCTCCACTCCCCTTGTcgcccatgcttgttcttgatcaGGAATCCATTGGATCGGCAGTGGCCATGCATGCTTTGATCTTGCAAGACCAATGGGCATGGGGTGCAATAATTGTTTGGTGCCTATCCAAGAAAAGCAAGAAAGACGCAAGATCAGGAAGAAATCTTTTGAGCTTTTGGACCCCCCCTGCGGTACCAAGAGAATATATACCCCGACTTGATTGTTTTAGCTTGTTG GATGACATCTCGAGCCCCATTGCGGCGCACATCCTGGACTTCTGCGACGATGGCAGCGGCGGGGACCTCTTCGCGGCCGTGAACGCGGCGTCGGACATGTTCACGGCGTCCTCCGAGgacgcctcgtcgtcgtccgtgACGACGCCTCCCGCGCCCTGCAGCCACGGCGACAACGTGTCGTCGGGCGCCACGGCGGCCTTCTCCCCCATGCCGTCCCTGGACTCCACCCTGTCGGCGCTCCTCGAGGAAGACGATCCACCAGTTCCCGACACCGAACTCCTCCCCATCGATTATCAGTTCGCGGCAGCGGTGGCCGGGGATGAGCCACCCCAGCCGGAGCAGCAGTTTGGCCAGGTTCCGGTGGCGCTCCCAATGGCCTCCGCGGCGGAGCAACCGGCGGCTCTGCAGACGCAGATGAGCAGCACGGCGTCGGAGCTCATGCACCTCACCTCCTCCGGGTACAGCGACGAGTGcttcgcggcggcgatggccggcGGAGGGTACGTGGGCCTGGAAGAGGCTTtgtgccagcagcagcagccgccgccgcagcccggcGCGTTGCTCCCCGCCGGCGTCATGGAAACCGCCGCGCAGGGGTGCTTCTTCGGcaaggacgcggcggcgcaaggTGGCTTCTTCGGGACTGGCTGCACCGGCATGGGGACGTCCATGATGGGGATGGAGGAGATCGGCGAGTACCAGCGGATGATGGAGACCGCGAGCGCCGCGCTGGCCGCCACGCGCAGCCCCGACGCggactccgccgccgcggcgcagaTGGCGTTCGCTGGCAACGCCGGGGAAATGCAG ATGGGCGGCGGCATGAGCCCGGGGCGGCTgccggcagccgcggcggcgacggaggcgtcGAGCCTGGAGGACGCGAGCTTCAAGACCGCAAAAATCAGCGTGGAGGAGAGACGGGAGAAGATCCACAGGTACATCAAGAAGCGGAACGAGCGCAACTTCAGCAAGAAGATCAAG TACGCCTGCAGGAAGACCCTGGCGGACAGCAGGCCTCGCGTGCGCGGCAGATTCGCCAAGAACGACGACTACGGCGAGCCGTCGAGGGCGCTTCAGAACCACGACGAGTATGACCAGATT GCGGGCATGAAGGAGGAAGACATGCTCGACACCGACGCCCTGCAGGCGCACCTCAGCGGGATGAATTCCTACATGTACAACCACACGGTCGAGTCCTGGATGTAG
- the LOC120689535 gene encoding uncharacterized protein LOC120689535 isoform X4 — translation MLDDDHPFADDISSPIAAHILDFCDDGSGGDLFAAVNAASDMFTASSEDASSSSVTTPPAPCSHGDNVSSGATAAFSPMPSLDSTLSALLEEDDPPVPDTELLPIDYQFAAAVAGDEPPQPEQQFGQVPVALPMASAAEQPAALQTQMSSTASELMHLTSSGYSDECFAAAMAGGGYVGLEEALCQQQQPPPQPGALLPAGVMETAAQGCFFGKDAAAQGGFFGTGCTGMGTSMMGMEEIGEYQRMMETASAALAATRSPDADSAAAAQMAFAGNAGEMQMGGGMSPGRLPAAAAATEASSLEDASFKTAKISVEERREKIHRYIKKRNERNFSKKIKYACRKTLADSRPRVRGRFAKNDDYGEPSRALQNHDEYDQIAGMKEEDMLDTDALQAHLSGMNSYMYNHTVESWM, via the exons ATGCTTGACGATGACCATCCCTTCGCC GATGACATCTCGAGCCCCATTGCGGCGCACATCCTGGACTTCTGCGACGATGGCAGCGGCGGGGACCTCTTCGCGGCCGTGAACGCGGCGTCGGACATGTTCACGGCGTCCTCCGAGgacgcctcgtcgtcgtccgtgACGACGCCTCCCGCGCCCTGCAGCCACGGCGACAACGTGTCGTCGGGCGCCACGGCGGCCTTCTCCCCCATGCCGTCCCTGGACTCCACCCTGTCGGCGCTCCTCGAGGAAGACGATCCACCAGTTCCCGACACCGAACTCCTCCCCATCGATTATCAGTTCGCGGCAGCGGTGGCCGGGGATGAGCCACCCCAGCCGGAGCAGCAGTTTGGCCAGGTTCCGGTGGCGCTCCCAATGGCCTCCGCGGCGGAGCAACCGGCGGCTCTGCAGACGCAGATGAGCAGCACGGCGTCGGAGCTCATGCACCTCACCTCCTCCGGGTACAGCGACGAGTGcttcgcggcggcgatggccggcGGAGGGTACGTGGGCCTGGAAGAGGCTTtgtgccagcagcagcagccgccgccgcagcccggcGCGTTGCTCCCCGCCGGCGTCATGGAAACCGCCGCGCAGGGGTGCTTCTTCGGcaaggacgcggcggcgcaaggTGGCTTCTTCGGGACTGGCTGCACCGGCATGGGGACGTCCATGATGGGGATGGAGGAGATCGGCGAGTACCAGCGGATGATGGAGACCGCGAGCGCCGCGCTGGCCGCCACGCGCAGCCCCGACGCggactccgccgccgcggcgcagaTGGCGTTCGCTGGCAACGCCGGGGAAATGCAG ATGGGCGGCGGCATGAGCCCGGGGCGGCTgccggcagccgcggcggcgacggaggcgtcGAGCCTGGAGGACGCGAGCTTCAAGACCGCAAAAATCAGCGTGGAGGAGAGACGGGAGAAGATCCACAGGTACATCAAGAAGCGGAACGAGCGCAACTTCAGCAAGAAGATCAAG TACGCCTGCAGGAAGACCCTGGCGGACAGCAGGCCTCGCGTGCGCGGCAGATTCGCCAAGAACGACGACTACGGCGAGCCGTCGAGGGCGCTTCAGAACCACGACGAGTATGACCAGATT GCGGGCATGAAGGAGGAAGACATGCTCGACACCGACGCCCTGCAGGCGCACCTCAGCGGGATGAATTCCTACATGTACAACCACACGGTCGAGTCCTGGATGTAG
- the LOC120689535 gene encoding uncharacterized protein LOC120689535 isoform X2, translating to MIKNEAWSEMDVAASSWLTSEFSQDDISSPIAAHILDFCDDGSGGDLFAAVNAASDMFTASSEDASSSSVTTPPAPCSHGDNVSSGATAAFSPMPSLDSTLSALLEEDDPPVPDTELLPIDYQFAAAVAGDEPPQPEQQFGQVPVALPMASAAEQPAALQTQMSSTASELMHLTSSGYSDECFAAAMAGGGYVGLEEALCQQQQPPPQPGALLPAGVMETAAQGCFFGKDAAAQGGFFGTGCTGMGTSMMGMEEIGEYQRMMETASAALAATRSPDADSAAAAQMAFAGNAGEMQMGGGMSPGRLPAAAAATEASSLEDASFKTAKISVEERREKIHRYIKKRNERNFSKKIKYACRKTLADSRPRVRGRFAKNDDYGEPSRALQNHDEYDQIAGMKEEDMLDTDALQAHLSGMNSYMYNHTVESWM from the exons ATGATAAAAAATGAAGCTTGGTCTGAAATGGATGTTGCTGCAAGTTCTTGGTTGACCTCTGAATTCTCGCAGGATGACATCTCGAGCCCCATTGCGGCGCACATCCTGGACTTCTGCGACGATGGCAGCGGCGGGGACCTCTTCGCGGCCGTGAACGCGGCGTCGGACATGTTCACGGCGTCCTCCGAGgacgcctcgtcgtcgtccgtgACGACGCCTCCCGCGCCCTGCAGCCACGGCGACAACGTGTCGTCGGGCGCCACGGCGGCCTTCTCCCCCATGCCGTCCCTGGACTCCACCCTGTCGGCGCTCCTCGAGGAAGACGATCCACCAGTTCCCGACACCGAACTCCTCCCCATCGATTATCAGTTCGCGGCAGCGGTGGCCGGGGATGAGCCACCCCAGCCGGAGCAGCAGTTTGGCCAGGTTCCGGTGGCGCTCCCAATGGCCTCCGCGGCGGAGCAACCGGCGGCTCTGCAGACGCAGATGAGCAGCACGGCGTCGGAGCTCATGCACCTCACCTCCTCCGGGTACAGCGACGAGTGcttcgcggcggcgatggccggcGGAGGGTACGTGGGCCTGGAAGAGGCTTtgtgccagcagcagcagccgccgccgcagcccggcGCGTTGCTCCCCGCCGGCGTCATGGAAACCGCCGCGCAGGGGTGCTTCTTCGGcaaggacgcggcggcgcaaggTGGCTTCTTCGGGACTGGCTGCACCGGCATGGGGACGTCCATGATGGGGATGGAGGAGATCGGCGAGTACCAGCGGATGATGGAGACCGCGAGCGCCGCGCTGGCCGCCACGCGCAGCCCCGACGCggactccgccgccgcggcgcagaTGGCGTTCGCTGGCAACGCCGGGGAAATGCAG ATGGGCGGCGGCATGAGCCCGGGGCGGCTgccggcagccgcggcggcgacggaggcgtcGAGCCTGGAGGACGCGAGCTTCAAGACCGCAAAAATCAGCGTGGAGGAGAGACGGGAGAAGATCCACAGGTACATCAAGAAGCGGAACGAGCGCAACTTCAGCAAGAAGATCAAG TACGCCTGCAGGAAGACCCTGGCGGACAGCAGGCCTCGCGTGCGCGGCAGATTCGCCAAGAACGACGACTACGGCGAGCCGTCGAGGGCGCTTCAGAACCACGACGAGTATGACCAGATT GCGGGCATGAAGGAGGAAGACATGCTCGACACCGACGCCCTGCAGGCGCACCTCAGCGGGATGAATTCCTACATGTACAACCACACGGTCGAGTCCTGGATGTAG
- the LOC120689535 gene encoding uncharacterized protein LOC120689535 isoform X3, with translation MTISICTQQDDISSPIAAHILDFCDDGSGGDLFAAVNAASDMFTASSEDASSSSVTTPPAPCSHGDNVSSGATAAFSPMPSLDSTLSALLEEDDPPVPDTELLPIDYQFAAAVAGDEPPQPEQQFGQVPVALPMASAAEQPAALQTQMSSTASELMHLTSSGYSDECFAAAMAGGGYVGLEEALCQQQQPPPQPGALLPAGVMETAAQGCFFGKDAAAQGGFFGTGCTGMGTSMMGMEEIGEYQRMMETASAALAATRSPDADSAAAAQMAFAGNAGEMQMGGGMSPGRLPAAAAATEASSLEDASFKTAKISVEERREKIHRYIKKRNERNFSKKIKYACRKTLADSRPRVRGRFAKNDDYGEPSRALQNHDEYDQIAGMKEEDMLDTDALQAHLSGMNSYMYNHTVESWM, from the exons ATGACGATTAGTATTTGTACACAACAG GATGACATCTCGAGCCCCATTGCGGCGCACATCCTGGACTTCTGCGACGATGGCAGCGGCGGGGACCTCTTCGCGGCCGTGAACGCGGCGTCGGACATGTTCACGGCGTCCTCCGAGgacgcctcgtcgtcgtccgtgACGACGCCTCCCGCGCCCTGCAGCCACGGCGACAACGTGTCGTCGGGCGCCACGGCGGCCTTCTCCCCCATGCCGTCCCTGGACTCCACCCTGTCGGCGCTCCTCGAGGAAGACGATCCACCAGTTCCCGACACCGAACTCCTCCCCATCGATTATCAGTTCGCGGCAGCGGTGGCCGGGGATGAGCCACCCCAGCCGGAGCAGCAGTTTGGCCAGGTTCCGGTGGCGCTCCCAATGGCCTCCGCGGCGGAGCAACCGGCGGCTCTGCAGACGCAGATGAGCAGCACGGCGTCGGAGCTCATGCACCTCACCTCCTCCGGGTACAGCGACGAGTGcttcgcggcggcgatggccggcGGAGGGTACGTGGGCCTGGAAGAGGCTTtgtgccagcagcagcagccgccgccgcagcccggcGCGTTGCTCCCCGCCGGCGTCATGGAAACCGCCGCGCAGGGGTGCTTCTTCGGcaaggacgcggcggcgcaaggTGGCTTCTTCGGGACTGGCTGCACCGGCATGGGGACGTCCATGATGGGGATGGAGGAGATCGGCGAGTACCAGCGGATGATGGAGACCGCGAGCGCCGCGCTGGCCGCCACGCGCAGCCCCGACGCggactccgccgccgcggcgcagaTGGCGTTCGCTGGCAACGCCGGGGAAATGCAG ATGGGCGGCGGCATGAGCCCGGGGCGGCTgccggcagccgcggcggcgacggaggcgtcGAGCCTGGAGGACGCGAGCTTCAAGACCGCAAAAATCAGCGTGGAGGAGAGACGGGAGAAGATCCACAGGTACATCAAGAAGCGGAACGAGCGCAACTTCAGCAAGAAGATCAAG TACGCCTGCAGGAAGACCCTGGCGGACAGCAGGCCTCGCGTGCGCGGCAGATTCGCCAAGAACGACGACTACGGCGAGCCGTCGAGGGCGCTTCAGAACCACGACGAGTATGACCAGATT GCGGGCATGAAGGAGGAAGACATGCTCGACACCGACGCCCTGCAGGCGCACCTCAGCGGGATGAATTCCTACATGTACAACCACACGGTCGAGTCCTGGATGTAG